The Marinifilum sp. JC120 genome window below encodes:
- a CDS encoding FtsX-like permease family protein: protein MSILPAENIFFRQRNRIIMFLLAALLIITAGIPAKAYSSTDSIKQTISDLSSFKDRSFGSEGAKRTADYIEMKFEALGDFKTGKHLFLAPAMTVSETVFSIQNGQLISIKPAKFNAISPPTTPVNGVSGPVIYVGQGRLDDFNGLPVKDAIVIMDMNSGKNWLNAASLGASALIYIDNGPTMKGFFEEKLELSPLDFPRYYMSAEDARSELGLDAGIGNKLIAETGNLKSQSKWKRIEAENVYCMIQGSDPEMSEELIVIEAFYDSSAYIMGNSPGADEALSIASLLDIGKKMAANPPKRSVLLLATTGHGQSLRGIREFASAVSGKSKTLKKIKVELRNKKNDASKILDGLELDDPLATELAVENPQLFSLLYETLKNQIKDEVDIISKNLMQLRLQEDADQNAITKLDDKRKLLRRISWKSDFSTLPSEEKAAVKDLFPQVKGKVLKTKRDIKQQLNAIKSARTLRKIVRAKELVCAVSLHLSSHGEGVGAFGEGWFYELRPRVNLSRTFSRINDIFEDAVPEVEKITGTDGMYKDTLRPDRTRPWQTWLLDKPQFSSEVATMSGKLGFTFATVNDGREYWGTPFDTVENVNWDNIGKQAELTEGLIRKISNSEGPLTTKLPRKGYAMVNGKARFIRQGELFADQPAPGAIFMGFQGKTRFYALSDSEGDFKYKGVASKKLVQSKLIIEGYKYNDDGRIVWAIDKQKTGKSAYRVKMRRLDMETKLVMFGCRQTTLFDLLTPRTFRYMTKVEVLDGTRDATPMHYWYSRIDTRSSTIASVFLEPDVPLKMTLSDSVLNRKMILIQSKPDDPAGKGYYLEEWPIIPATDYRAAQDMWTLLAPRIKNLESHGIVNQQIRNLEQKGTKALTDAENAWKERRYDDFMTNARSAWALASKVYLDVDQTQKDVLVGVLFYIALFIPFAYCMERLIFSFADIHKRIIGFLAILSAVIAVIYSVHPAFELTYSPMVVILAFFILGLSVMVSLIIFFRFEKEMILLQQRAHKTQTSEISKWKAFTSAFVIGVSNLRRRKLRTFLTCLTLTILTFTIMSFTAVKSLRQHTYVKFNDSQPYYGLFMKNLGWHDLPRETLGIVSNDFDQSGIVAPRGWMELKDKTTSAVTPVSFGTKQEEVKGLVGLSSREPQVSNIEDILVNGKWLIPGKTNQILLSQEMASRLGATPGDEVDVWGSKFILTGIFNGKKFSEHTDLDGEPMTPVIFPSAAAQELSEVEAEAIESGEDIDTFQGRYTHVPGEVTAIIPYKTLMAMGGHLKAVAIAPVSGEFSKETVNSLIDRYGLPIFSCDKSGTYICQSSDTMNYSGMGNIMIPLIISALIVLNTMITSVYERKKEIAVYTSIGMAPTHVSFLFIAEAIAFAVISVVVGYLIAQTASGLLAGTPLWAGMTANYSSMAGVAAMILVIAVTLISVIYPSKVAANIAIPDVNRSWKMPDTDTNTIEATLPFLLKHAEQQDAGGFVLEYLESHTEVSHGLFSTSEIEVNFSQEALPESVCDLLEGCPDHITCFRFNVRVWLAPFDFGVKQMVELRFRPAKAHPQFLEAVLFITRESGEIGAWKRLNKDFINAIRKQFLIWRSLDPEKQKGFREKVPEMMAFGFTGLNTSKKLADL, encoded by the coding sequence ATGTCCATACTTCCAGCTGAAAACATATTTTTTCGCCAACGCAACAGGATCATAATGTTCCTGCTTGCCGCGCTGCTTATCATAACCGCGGGAATCCCTGCTAAAGCTTACAGTTCCACAGACTCAATCAAGCAGACCATTTCCGATCTTTCTTCTTTCAAAGACCGCTCATTCGGGTCTGAGGGAGCCAAAAGAACTGCCGACTATATCGAAATGAAGTTCGAGGCACTTGGTGATTTCAAAACCGGGAAACACCTCTTCCTTGCTCCGGCCATGACAGTCTCGGAAACTGTTTTCAGTATCCAGAATGGGCAACTCATCAGCATCAAACCAGCTAAATTCAACGCAATTTCTCCGCCGACCACCCCTGTAAACGGAGTGAGTGGTCCGGTTATCTATGTGGGCCAAGGCAGGCTTGACGACTTTAACGGACTTCCTGTCAAAGACGCCATCGTAATCATGGATATGAACTCCGGTAAAAACTGGCTTAATGCGGCAAGCCTCGGAGCCTCAGCCCTTATTTACATTGATAACGGGCCAACCATGAAAGGTTTTTTTGAAGAAAAGCTGGAACTTTCGCCGCTGGATTTCCCCCGCTATTACATGAGTGCCGAAGATGCACGCAGTGAGTTGGGCTTGGATGCAGGTATCGGCAACAAACTGATCGCTGAAACAGGTAATCTCAAATCACAAAGCAAATGGAAACGGATTGAAGCAGAAAACGTCTATTGCATGATTCAGGGCAGTGACCCGGAAATGAGCGAAGAACTGATCGTAATTGAAGCCTTTTACGACAGCTCCGCATACATTATGGGCAACTCTCCCGGTGCAGACGAGGCTCTTTCCATTGCCTCACTTCTTGATATCGGCAAAAAGATGGCCGCCAACCCGCCTAAACGGTCGGTCCTGCTGCTTGCAACCACCGGACACGGCCAATCCTTGCGCGGTATACGGGAATTCGCTTCTGCTGTTTCCGGCAAAAGTAAAACACTCAAGAAAATCAAGGTAGAACTGCGCAATAAAAAAAATGACGCTTCCAAGATCCTTGATGGTCTTGAATTGGATGACCCGCTGGCAACTGAACTAGCGGTCGAAAATCCGCAACTTTTTTCGCTGCTATACGAAACTCTGAAAAACCAGATCAAAGATGAAGTGGACATTATCAGTAAAAATCTCATGCAACTTAGATTGCAAGAGGACGCTGATCAAAATGCCATCACGAAACTGGATGATAAACGCAAACTTCTGCGCCGCATTTCGTGGAAATCAGACTTCTCCACCCTGCCTTCCGAAGAAAAGGCGGCAGTAAAAGACTTGTTTCCGCAGGTGAAGGGAAAAGTCCTGAAAACCAAGAGAGACATTAAGCAGCAGCTTAACGCTATCAAAAGTGCCCGCACATTGCGCAAAATTGTGCGGGCAAAAGAACTGGTTTGCGCCGTTTCCTTGCACCTCTCAAGTCACGGAGAAGGTGTCGGAGCCTTTGGTGAAGGCTGGTTTTATGAACTCCGCCCGCGGGTGAACCTATCTAGAACTTTTTCCCGCATCAACGATATATTTGAAGATGCTGTCCCGGAAGTTGAAAAAATAACCGGGACAGACGGTATGTACAAAGATACGCTGCGCCCGGACCGCACCCGCCCGTGGCAGACATGGCTACTCGACAAACCGCAATTCAGCAGTGAAGTAGCCACCATGTCCGGCAAGCTCGGTTTTACCTTTGCCACAGTCAATGACGGACGCGAATACTGGGGAACTCCTTTTGATACCGTTGAAAATGTCAACTGGGACAATATCGGCAAACAGGCCGAGTTAACTGAAGGACTGATCCGTAAAATTTCCAACAGCGAAGGTCCGCTGACTACCAAGTTGCCGCGCAAAGGTTACGCTATGGTCAATGGCAAGGCCCGCTTCATCCGTCAGGGTGAACTCTTCGCAGACCAGCCCGCACCCGGTGCCATATTCATGGGTTTTCAGGGTAAAACCAGATTTTATGCCCTTTCCGATTCTGAAGGGGATTTCAAGTACAAAGGCGTGGCCTCTAAAAAATTGGTCCAGTCCAAGCTGATCATCGAAGGTTACAAATACAATGATGACGGCAGGATTGTCTGGGCCATCGACAAACAAAAAACCGGGAAAAGCGCGTACAGGGTAAAAATGCGCAGACTGGACATGGAGACCAAACTGGTCATGTTCGGTTGCCGCCAGACGACTCTGTTCGACCTGCTCACTCCGCGCACCTTCCGCTACATGACCAAGGTGGAAGTGCTGGACGGAACACGTGATGCGACTCCCATGCATTACTGGTACAGCCGCATTGATACCCGTTCCTCAACCATTGCCAGTGTTTTTCTAGAGCCGGATGTTCCGCTGAAGATGACTCTCTCGGATTCAGTTCTGAACCGGAAAATGATCCTCATTCAATCCAAACCGGATGATCCGGCGGGTAAAGGTTATTACCTCGAAGAATGGCCCATTATCCCGGCAACAGACTATCGCGCTGCCCAAGATATGTGGACCCTGCTTGCTCCGCGCATCAAAAATCTGGAATCGCACGGCATTGTTAACCAGCAGATCAGAAATTTGGAGCAAAAAGGTACCAAGGCTCTGACTGATGCAGAAAATGCGTGGAAAGAACGCCGTTACGACGATTTCATGACCAATGCCCGTAGCGCATGGGCACTGGCCTCCAAAGTCTACCTTGATGTGGACCAGACCCAAAAGGACGTGCTGGTCGGTGTCTTGTTTTACATCGCCCTGTTCATCCCCTTTGCCTACTGCATGGAACGGCTAATTTTTTCTTTCGCGGATATCCACAAAAGGATTATCGGTTTTCTGGCAATCCTTTCAGCGGTTATCGCGGTCATCTATTCCGTACATCCGGCCTTTGAGCTGACTTACAGCCCCATGGTTGTAATTCTGGCCTTCTTTATTCTCGGCCTTTCAGTCATGGTTTCGCTGATCATCTTCTTCCGCTTTGAAAAAGAAATGATCCTGCTTCAGCAAAGGGCGCACAAAACCCAGACTTCGGAAATCAGCAAATGGAAAGCATTCACTTCCGCATTTGTTATCGGAGTCAGCAACCTGCGCCGCAGAAAACTCAGGACCTTCCTGACCTGTCTGACCCTGACTATCCTGACTTTTACCATCATGAGCTTTACCGCAGTAAAATCACTGCGCCAGCACACCTACGTAAAATTCAACGATTCCCAGCCCTACTACGGCCTGTTCATGAAGAATCTCGGCTGGCATGATCTGCCCCGAGAAACCCTCGGTATTGTCAGCAACGATTTTGACCAAAGTGGCATTGTTGCCCCGCGCGGGTGGATGGAACTGAAGGACAAAACAACCTCCGCAGTTACCCCGGTCAGCTTCGGCACCAAGCAGGAAGAAGTTAAAGGACTTGTGGGACTCAGCTCCAGAGAGCCTCAAGTCAGCAACATTGAAGATATTCTTGTAAACGGCAAATGGCTTATCCCCGGTAAGACCAACCAGATTCTGCTTTCGCAGGAAATGGCCTCCCGCCTTGGAGCTACTCCCGGAGATGAAGTGGATGTCTGGGGCAGCAAATTCATACTTACCGGTATTTTCAATGGTAAAAAATTCAGTGAACACACCGATCTTGACGGTGAACCCATGACGCCGGTCATCTTCCCTTCTGCCGCAGCGCAGGAACTCAGCGAAGTTGAAGCGGAAGCCATTGAATCAGGGGAAGATATCGACACCTTTCAGGGCCGTTACACCCATGTGCCCGGTGAGGTTACCGCAATTATCCCCTACAAAACCCTCATGGCTATGGGCGGACACCTAAAGGCAGTGGCAATCGCGCCCGTTTCCGGTGAATTCTCCAAGGAGACAGTCAACAGTCTTATTGACCGCTACGGACTGCCTATTTTCTCATGTGACAAGAGCGGAACGTATATCTGTCAGTCCTCGGACACCATGAACTATTCAGGCATGGGCAATATAATGATCCCGCTGATTATTTCCGCACTGATCGTTCTTAACACCATGATTACCAGTGTTTACGAACGCAAAAAAGAAATTGCGGTTTATACTTCAATCGGCATGGCCCCGACCCACGTATCGTTCCTGTTCATTGCCGAGGCCATCGCCTTCGCAGTAATCAGTGTGGTGGTCGGTTACCTGATCGCCCAAACCGCATCCGGTCTATTGGCCGGAACCCCGCTCTGGGCGGGCATGACAGCCAACTATTCATCCATGGCAGGTGTTGCGGCCATGATTTTGGTCATTGCCGTAACCCTTATCTCGGTTATCTACCCCTCAAAGGTAGCGGCGAACATCGCCATCCCGGACGTCAACCGCTCGTGGAAGATGCCCGACACCGATACCAACACCATCGAAGCGACCCTGCCCTTCCTGCTCAAACATGCCGAGCAGCAGGATGCAGGCGGATTCGTGCTGGAATACCTTGAATCACATACCGAAGTCTCCCACGGACTGTTTTCCACTTCGGAGATCGAAGTAAACTTCAGTCAGGAAGCATTGCCGGAATCAGTCTGCGACCTTTTGGAAGGTTGCCCGGACCATATCACCTGCTTCCGTTTCAACGTGCGGGTCTGGCTGGCTCCCTTTGACTTCGGGGTCAAACAAATGGTCGAACTCCGTTTCAGACCTGCAAAAGCTCATCCGCAATTCCTTGAGGCCGTCCTGTTCATCACCCGCGAGTCAGGTGAAATCGGAGCTTGGAAACGTTTAAATAAAGACTTTATCAACGCCATCAGGAAGCAGTTCCTTATCTGGCGTTCACTCGACCCGGAAAAACAAAAGGGCTTCCGTGAGAAAGTACCGGAAATGATGGCCTTTGGTTTCACCGGACTGAATACAAGCAAAAAACTTGCTGACCTTTAA
- a CDS encoding glycosyltransferase family 28 translates to MKIVHYCQHVLGMGHFFRSLEIARALDREEVIFVAGGERPNQPLPPNVEYRQLPGLCMNENFGGLAPTDEGRELEEVKEERTATLFKIFEEEKPDIFLIELFPFGRKAFRFELLPILDAIKEGRFGDVKVVCSLRDILVERDDGGKHEARVVKYLNKYFDLLLIHSDPKIAALDETFQAFDQVQIPCEYTGFAARKPARNVRDKIRADLRVSDHEKLFIASAGGGKVGGPLMQSVLESFIDLTPQNNKLLMLSGPFLDDDKFDALHSIANGHEDITIQRFAADFTNLLTAGDAMISMAGYNTCMDILTSQIPAAVLPFAQNHEQRMRAERIAKYIPLEILDSEEQSAMTETMRTLLNRERTTADHGIDLEGSRNSAELIRKLRTI, encoded by the coding sequence ATGAAAATAGTTCATTACTGCCAGCACGTGCTGGGCATGGGGCATTTCTTCCGCAGCCTTGAAATCGCAAGAGCACTGGACCGGGAAGAGGTTATTTTTGTAGCCGGGGGCGAACGTCCGAATCAGCCGCTGCCACCCAATGTGGAATACCGCCAGTTGCCCGGCCTATGCATGAATGAAAATTTCGGCGGACTTGCACCTACCGACGAAGGACGTGAACTTGAAGAAGTCAAGGAAGAACGTACGGCAACCCTTTTCAAGATATTTGAAGAGGAAAAACCGGATATATTTCTCATTGAGCTTTTCCCCTTCGGACGCAAGGCCTTCCGCTTTGAACTACTGCCCATTCTAGATGCCATTAAAGAAGGTAGATTCGGGGATGTAAAAGTAGTCTGTTCCCTGCGGGATATCCTTGTGGAACGTGATGACGGCGGCAAGCACGAAGCCCGCGTTGTAAAATACCTGAACAAATATTTCGATCTGTTACTCATCCATTCCGATCCCAAAATCGCGGCACTTGATGAAACCTTTCAAGCTTTCGATCAAGTACAGATCCCCTGTGAATACACCGGATTTGCGGCTCGCAAACCAGCGAGAAATGTACGTGACAAAATTCGTGCAGACTTGCGTGTAAGCGATCACGAAAAGCTGTTCATCGCCAGTGCAGGGGGCGGAAAAGTAGGCGGTCCGTTAATGCAGTCTGTGCTGGAATCGTTTATTGATCTGACCCCACAGAACAACAAGCTACTCATGCTCAGCGGACCGTTTCTTGATGACGATAAATTTGATGCCCTGCACTCAATAGCAAACGGACATGAAGACATCACCATACAGCGTTTCGCTGCCGACTTCACCAACCTGCTTACCGCTGGGGATGCCATGATTTCCATGGCCGGATACAACACCTGCATGGATATCCTGACCTCGCAAATTCCGGCGGCAGTACTGCCCTTTGCTCAGAACCATGAGCAGCGTATGCGTGCAGAACGTATCGCAAAATACATCCCGTTGGAAATCCTTGACTCGGAAGAGCAATCTGCAATGACCGAGACCATGCGCACCCTGCTAAATAGGGAACGCACAACAGCCGATCACGGGATTGATCTGGAAGGCTCACGCAATTCAGCTGAACTGATTAGAAAACTTAGGACAATTTAA
- a CDS encoding ABC transporter ATP-binding protein yields MADQHTIVRVTGVKRNFKLGSTDVQALKGVDLEIYAGEYLSIMGPSGSGKSTLFNMIGGLDKPSEGKVYIDEVDIAQLDAFELAWLRNRKIGYIFQTFNLIQVMTALENITLPMIFAGMHNDAAVAKGIELLDLVGLNKRYNHKPQELSGGQQQRVAIARSLANDPAIILADEPTGNLDLSTGEEIIKLMSELSKERGVTIITATHDYKMLNASDRVVWIEDGLIKKIEHRDQLNIDVGCIRMA; encoded by the coding sequence ATGGCCGACCAGCACACCATAGTCAGGGTAACCGGGGTAAAACGTAATTTCAAACTCGGCAGCACTGATGTTCAGGCTCTCAAAGGCGTGGACCTTGAAATCTATGCCGGGGAATACCTTTCCATCATGGGGCCTTCGGGGTCCGGTAAATCCACCCTCTTCAACATGATCGGCGGGCTGGATAAACCTTCAGAAGGTAAGGTCTACATTGATGAAGTGGACATTGCCCAGTTGGATGCCTTTGAACTTGCGTGGCTGCGTAACCGCAAAATCGGCTATATTTTCCAGACCTTCAACCTGATTCAGGTCATGACCGCACTGGAAAACATAACCCTGCCCATGATCTTTGCCGGAATGCATAACGACGCCGCAGTTGCCAAGGGCATCGAACTGCTCGATCTTGTAGGCCTTAACAAACGCTACAACCACAAACCGCAGGAACTCTCCGGCGGACAGCAGCAACGCGTGGCAATCGCAAGGTCGCTCGCCAACGACCCGGCCATTATCCTCGCGGACGAACCTACTGGGAACCTTGACCTCTCCACCGGGGAGGAAATTATTAAACTGATGAGCGAACTGAGCAAGGAACGCGGGGTAACTATCATCACCGCTACCCACGACTACAAAATGCTCAATGCGTCTGACCGGGTTGTCTGGATCGAAGACGGACTGATCAAGAAAATAGAACACCGTGACCAGCTCAACATCGATGTGGGCTGCATCCGCATGGCCTGA
- a CDS encoding peptide transporter: protein MHNDKELQEYRDLLKTPTHFEEGFDWKTVVGAIFIGFLMMPGSMYLQLVIGQGIGPAARWVTIILFAEIAKRSYTELKQQEIFLLYYMAGAALASPFSGLLWQQYLVQSDAARMLGLTEFIPTWVAPQPGSDSLLERTFFHRDWLIPILLLVGAQIVQRIDHFGLGYALYRITSDVEKLPFPMAPVGALGTMALAESTEEKQASWKWRVFSVGGVIGLAFGAVYVLLPAVSGLLFTEPIRIIPIPWIELTPYTEKILPAVATGIQFDLGLFFIGMVLPFWAVIGGLIGIIITFVANPVLYEHGILHRWHPGMETVETVFANNFDFYMSFSIGLGLSIGLIGIWYVVKSFRGEHAKSRESWSKLFEPPEGRGDINFWVSIAIYVFSTLAYVGMSLLLVPNFPWIFFLLYGFIYTPVISYITARMEGIAGQFVSLPLVREASFIAGAKFFGYQGIEIWYAPIPIHNYGEATVHFREIELTGTSIRGIIKAELVVFPVVMIASLLFSQFIWQLAPIPSSNYPYAQELWHLQALNTLLMQTSTLEGNSLFFQALSGPVVMGGISLGLVLYAILNTLGLPILLVYGVVRGLGQSTPHGFILEVAGALIGRYFFQKKYGAMWRQYAPVLLAGFSCGMGLTGMFAMGCTLILKSLGKMAY from the coding sequence ATGCATAATGATAAAGAGCTACAAGAATATCGGGACCTGCTAAAAACCCCGACCCACTTTGAAGAGGGCTTTGACTGGAAAACAGTAGTCGGTGCCATCTTCATCGGCTTCCTGATGATGCCGGGAAGTATGTACCTGCAATTGGTCATCGGTCAGGGCATTGGTCCTGCTGCGCGCTGGGTAACAATTATTCTTTTCGCCGAGATTGCCAAAAGATCGTACACCGAGCTGAAACAACAGGAAATTTTCCTGCTCTACTACATGGCCGGGGCAGCACTGGCCTCGCCGTTCTCGGGCTTGCTATGGCAACAATATTTAGTGCAATCGGACGCGGCGCGTATGCTGGGTTTGACCGAATTCATTCCCACGTGGGTTGCCCCTCAGCCGGGATCGGACTCGCTCCTTGAACGAACCTTCTTTCACCGCGACTGGCTCATACCGATTTTGCTGTTGGTAGGGGCGCAGATTGTCCAGCGAATAGACCATTTCGGGCTGGGATATGCTCTTTATCGCATCACATCTGATGTGGAAAAACTGCCCTTTCCTATGGCCCCTGTCGGCGCATTGGGTACCATGGCTCTTGCCGAATCTACCGAAGAAAAACAGGCCAGCTGGAAATGGCGGGTCTTCTCAGTAGGAGGTGTTATCGGTCTGGCTTTCGGGGCAGTTTATGTACTACTTCCAGCGGTTTCAGGACTTCTATTTACGGAACCGATCAGGATAATTCCCATACCGTGGATTGAGCTGACGCCGTATACGGAAAAGATTCTCCCGGCTGTTGCCACAGGTATCCAGTTTGATCTTGGACTGTTCTTCATCGGTATGGTCCTGCCGTTCTGGGCTGTTATCGGCGGACTGATCGGGATCATAATCACTTTCGTTGCCAACCCGGTACTTTATGAACACGGAATCCTGCATCGCTGGCATCCGGGCATGGAAACTGTTGAAACAGTTTTTGCCAACAACTTTGACTTTTACATGAGTTTTTCAATCGGGCTGGGGCTGTCTATCGGTCTGATCGGTATTTGGTACGTTGTAAAATCTTTCCGCGGTGAACATGCCAAGAGCCGTGAATCATGGAGCAAACTTTTCGAGCCACCGGAAGGACGCGGAGACATCAACTTCTGGGTATCCATTGCCATTTATGTTTTTTCAACTCTTGCCTACGTGGGTATGAGTCTGCTGCTGGTGCCCAATTTTCCATGGATTTTCTTCCTGCTCTACGGCTTCATCTATACCCCAGTGATATCCTACATCACAGCGCGAATGGAAGGTATAGCCGGGCAGTTTGTAAGCCTGCCACTTGTGCGAGAGGCAAGTTTCATTGCCGGGGCAAAATTCTTCGGTTATCAGGGAATTGAAATCTGGTACGCACCGATTCCGATCCATAACTACGGGGAAGCGACAGTCCATTTCCGCGAGATCGAACTGACCGGAACATCCATCCGGGGTATCATCAAAGCTGAGCTGGTCGTTTTCCCGGTAGTCATGATTGCCAGTCTGCTCTTCTCACAGTTCATCTGGCAGCTTGCGCCCATTCCATCTTCGAACTACCCTTACGCGCAGGAACTCTGGCACTTACAGGCTCTGAATACACTACTCATGCAGACTTCGACCCTTGAAGGCAACTCGCTGTTCTTTCAAGCATTAAGCGGTCCGGTCGTAATGGGAGGGATCAGTCTGGGACTTGTGCTTTACGCCATACTTAACACTTTGGGACTACCAATTCTGCTGGTTTACGGCGTAGTTAGAGGCCTCGGACAAAGTACGCCACACGGCTTTATTCTGGAAGTTGCCGGGGCACTCATCGGCCGTTACTTCTTCCAGAAAAAATACGGCGCCATGTGGCGCCAGTATGCCCCGGTCTTACTGGCAGGATTTTCCTGCGGCATGGGTTTAACAGGTATGTTCGCCATGGGTTGCACCCTTATCCTGAAATCGTTAGGAAAAATGGCCTACTAA
- a CDS encoding FtsX-like permease family protein produces the protein MSKKKIPFQGEDSQPDIAAQVVLPFKKSFEISIKSLKSRFLRNMVTVTSLILAVSFLAYVLVGADISSGLYHSGDLDLIKALEKTGYEPGGSAKERWIVILSLLVCTVGIINAQLMAVTERFREIGTMKCLGALDSFVLRLFLLEASMQGTTGALLGSLFGAIIAILIGMLRFGFDALTMLPLNDVGMSLLYSIGVGFGLSLLGVLYPAFIAARMRPIEAMRVEE, from the coding sequence ATGTCGAAAAAGAAAATTCCGTTTCAAGGTGAGGACTCACAGCCGGACATTGCGGCTCAAGTAGTCCTGCCCTTTAAAAAATCATTTGAAATCAGCATAAAAAGCCTGAAATCACGCTTTTTAAGAAACATGGTCACGGTGACCAGCCTCATTCTGGCTGTCTCCTTTCTGGCCTATGTTCTTGTAGGAGCTGATATTTCAAGCGGTCTCTATCATTCAGGTGATCTTGATCTGATCAAAGCACTTGAAAAAACAGGCTATGAACCGGGGGGCAGTGCCAAGGAACGCTGGATCGTCATCCTTTCTCTGCTGGTCTGCACCGTGGGAATCATCAATGCCCAGCTCATGGCGGTTACCGAGCGTTTCCGTGAGATCGGAACCATGAAATGCCTCGGCGCGCTGGACAGCTTTGTTCTAAGGTTATTCCTGCTTGAAGCATCTATGCAGGGAACTACCGGGGCACTTCTCGGGTCCCTTTTCGGGGCTATCATCGCTATTCTGATAGGCATGCTGCGCTTTGGATTCGATGCCCTGACCATGCTGCCCCTTAATGACGTGGGCATGTCCCTGCTTTATTCGATAGGGGTGGGATTCGGTTTGAGCCTTCTGGGCGTACTTTACCCGGCTTTCATTGCTGCACGCATGCGGCCCATTGAGGCCATGCGGGTTGAAGAATAA
- a CDS encoding histidine phosphatase family protein, giving the protein MKSVKIAFIRHSVTEWNAEGRIQGHFNSPLTEHGRDLAAGWIKKLKPQTFDAVLTSDLGRTIETADIITEGLTLPTLRLSGLREQDWGEWSGLTMDELHTKFPGKLDEEVAKGWLFTPNNGENRIECATRGTKALEDGISEIIRTVDKDEIKILTVAHEGVIKSVIYKLLGHDFMPEERKLLKKRRLHWLNWNGELSIERLNEEL; this is encoded by the coding sequence ATGAAATCCGTAAAAATCGCATTTATCCGCCACTCGGTCACTGAATGGAACGCAGAAGGACGCATTCAGGGCCATTTCAATTCTCCACTGACTGAACATGGAAGAGATCTGGCCGCCGGATGGATAAAAAAGCTTAAGCCGCAGACCTTCGATGCAGTGCTGACCAGTGATCTGGGCCGGACAATCGAAACAGCGGACATCATCACCGAGGGACTAACCCTGCCGACCTTACGACTTAGCGGATTACGCGAACAGGATTGGGGCGAATGGTCCGGGCTGACCATGGATGAATTGCATACAAAATTCCCCGGCAAACTCGATGAAGAAGTTGCCAAAGGTTGGCTCTTTACTCCTAACAATGGCGAAAATCGTATTGAATGCGCCACACGCGGAACCAAAGCACTTGAGGATGGAATCAGTGAGATCATCCGTACTGTGGATAAGGATGAAATCAAGATTCTGACCGTGGCCCACGAAGGGGTTATAAAATCCGTGATCTACAAACTGCTGGGCCATGACTTCATGCCTGAAGAACGAAAACTGCTCAAAAAACGCAGACTGCACTGGCTGAACTGGAACGGAGAACTCTCCATTGAAAGGTTAAACGAAGAATTATGA
- a CDS encoding DUF2334 domain-containing protein, which translates to MPGRPVSAIWKNKISTLTESFDLWWDDFSKIIPQNGRDVFFRADDIGYPGKQFSAMINAFQKHNTPLALAVVPAWFNEQRRDMLLAELSPNLNLWCLHQHGYRHMNHEQQGKKFEFGSSREKVIVSGELGRGKDKLSSLLGDDFTPFFTPPWNRCSAETMQALVELRFNAISRSTNVSPQPPQNLPDIPVNIDLHTIKESSPAKGIKTLQSQIEEAVLSGNAGFMLHHQRMNKTSQIFLSYLLGKINSTPGLRVKDIRNIL; encoded by the coding sequence ATGCCCGGCAGACCCGTATCAGCAATCTGGAAAAACAAAATTTCCACCCTCACCGAATCCTTCGACCTTTGGTGGGACGACTTCAGCAAAATTATTCCGCAAAACGGGCGTGATGTATTCTTCAGGGCTGACGATATCGGCTACCCGGGCAAACAGTTCTCCGCCATGATCAATGCTTTTCAAAAGCATAATACCCCGCTGGCCCTTGCTGTGGTTCCGGCATGGTTTAATGAACAACGCCGGGACATGCTGCTTGCTGAATTGAGTCCAAACCTAAATTTATGGTGTTTGCACCAGCACGGTTACCGGCACATGAACCATGAGCAGCAGGGCAAGAAATTCGAGTTCGGCTCATCGCGTGAGAAAGTCATAGTCAGCGGGGAGCTGGGACGAGGGAAGGACAAACTCAGTAGCCTGCTGGGTGACGATTTCACTCCTTTTTTCACCCCGCCATGGAACCGCTGCTCTGCTGAAACCATGCAAGCTCTTGTGGAACTTAGGTTCAATGCCATTTCGCGCAGCACCAATGTTTCCCCGCAACCTCCACAGAATTTACCGGATATTCCGGTCAACATTGACCTGCACACTATAAAAGAATCCAGCCCCGCCAAGGGAATTAAAACTCTGCAATCCCAAATTGAAGAAGCAGTGCTATCAGGCAATGCCGGATTTATGCTTCACCATCAACGGATGAACAAAACATCTCAAATTTTTCTATCTTATCTGCTCGGTAAAATAAACAGTACTCCCGGACTGCGCGTCAAAGACATCCGGAACATACTTTAA